The following are from one region of the Veillonella nakazawae genome:
- a CDS encoding sirohydrochlorin cobaltochelatase encodes MKGIIIASFGSIYQDAVEKSIGSIEKKVRSMYSDMEVRRVFLSDALVEKWNEKYDEKISSFTDAMQDFARLGVDEVYIQPITLVADQCYQQMRKQALKFLHSNEYGFNQVNIGKPLLTSLGVKNYADDYEATLESIVRHVNTKALNKSIVLMANGQNQLEFSTLQLKAMYGAAPNVVVFTTNGFPTFKQALTLLDRMGHKDLLVVPLALIGSTHLMDYLGGERSDSIYALLAEEGYNVDIWNEGLGENPYVQDLFLKHLGQAIRMSDRKRPMPHESVKPVMTNSRIEAQGMIS; translated from the coding sequence ATGAAAGGCATAATTATTGCATCCTTTGGATCAATTTATCAAGATGCTGTGGAGAAATCCATCGGCAGTATAGAGAAAAAAGTACGTTCCATGTATAGCGATATGGAGGTACGCCGTGTATTCTTATCTGATGCATTAGTGGAAAAGTGGAATGAGAAATATGATGAAAAGATTTCTTCTTTCACAGATGCTATGCAGGATTTTGCTCGGTTGGGTGTCGATGAGGTATACATTCAACCCATTACATTGGTAGCAGATCAGTGTTACCAACAAATGCGTAAACAAGCATTGAAGTTTTTACATAGCAATGAATATGGTTTTAATCAAGTAAATATAGGTAAACCATTACTTACATCATTAGGTGTAAAAAACTATGCTGACGATTATGAAGCAACATTAGAAAGTATCGTACGTCATGTTAATACAAAAGCACTTAATAAATCTATAGTGCTCATGGCAAATGGTCAAAACCAATTAGAGTTTAGTACATTACAATTGAAAGCCATGTATGGGGCAGCACCAAATGTAGTAGTATTTACTACAAATGGATTCCCTACATTTAAACAAGCACTTACATTATTAGATCGTATGGGTCATAAAGACTTGTTAGTAGTACCATTAGCTCTTATTGGTTCTACACATTTAATGGACTACCTTGGCGGTGAGCGTTCTGACTCCATTTATGCATTGCTCGCTGAAGAAGGGTATAATGTAGATATTTGGAATGAAGGTCTTGGTGAAAACCCTTATGTACAAGATTTATTCTTGAAACATCTAGGCCAAGCTATCCGCATGTCAGATCGGAAGCGTCCCATGCCTCATGAATCTGTAAAACCTGTAATGACAAACTCTCGTATAGAAGCACAAGGTATGATTTCTTAG
- a CDS encoding sirohydrochlorin cobaltochelatase: MKQAILVVAFGSTVDSAREHNIDSVVEHIRKAYPDYTVELAFSSRIIVKRLRERGIEVPTEQGALEKLIQEGYTHIYVQPLHFTGGEEFDKLKNNILAHEGEGQLEVLRVGRPLVYYIGQEEHPDDYQILIDRFIKSLNISKEDGLLLVGHGGLGSGNSSYGNLQFKLIRDGLTNVRIAVLENAPYVADVAMPWEWLDGKRPNTIYVHPLLLVLGDHAQNDLFGDEEDSVINELADYGYEVKPIHSALGEYEAIQDIFRQHVQDCIDDLYGKRSPHRPTIPNIK, encoded by the coding sequence ATGAAACAAGCTATTTTAGTTGTTGCTTTTGGGTCCACTGTTGACAGTGCTCGTGAACATAATATTGATTCCGTAGTAGAACATATCCGTAAAGCTTATCCGGACTATACTGTGGAACTAGCTTTTTCCTCTCGTATTATCGTTAAACGATTACGGGAACGGGGGATTGAGGTGCCTACTGAACAAGGGGCATTAGAAAAACTCATCCAAGAAGGGTATACACATATTTATGTACAACCACTTCACTTCACTGGCGGTGAAGAGTTTGATAAATTGAAAAATAATATCCTTGCTCATGAAGGGGAAGGACAGCTAGAAGTATTGCGCGTAGGTAGACCTCTCGTATATTATATTGGCCAAGAAGAGCATCCAGATGATTACCAAATCTTAATTGACCGATTCATTAAATCGCTTAACATTTCTAAAGAAGACGGGTTACTATTGGTTGGTCATGGTGGCCTCGGTTCTGGCAACTCCTCATATGGTAATTTACAGTTTAAATTAATTCGTGATGGACTTACGAATGTGCGTATTGCAGTACTAGAAAATGCGCCATATGTAGCAGATGTAGCTATGCCATGGGAATGGCTCGATGGTAAACGGCCAAACACAATTTATGTGCACCCATTATTATTAGTTCTTGGAGATCATGCACAAAACGATCTCTTTGGTGATGAAGAAGATAGCGTTATTAATGAACTTGCCGATTACGGTTATGAAGTTAAACCAATCCATAGCGCACTTGGTGAATATGAAGCAATACAAGATATCTTCCGTCAACATGTGCAAGATTGTATTGATGATTTGTATGGCAAACGTAGTCCACATCGTCCAACAATTCCAAATATTAAATAG
- the cobI gene encoding precorrin-2 C(20)-methyltransferase, translating to MKGKLYGIGVGPGDSELMTVKAARIVGEADIIITPKTEKKDGSVALNIASPYIQEHTEIVPVVFPMVLDDATQEEGWQEAKRIILSYLDEGKSVVFLTLGDPMFYSTYMYVYRLIENTGHEIETIPGVTAFCAIGSHLGYPIVEKEEVLAIVPATAPKEKIDAVLAVADDAVIMKVYKNFDEVQETLIKHNMADDAVMISRVGLPDEQVFVGLDNMPKDTKLNYLSTILAKRKDR from the coding sequence ATGAAAGGTAAATTATATGGCATTGGCGTAGGCCCTGGTGATTCTGAATTAATGACTGTAAAAGCTGCTCGCATCGTAGGTGAAGCAGATATTATTATCACACCTAAAACAGAAAAGAAAGATGGTTCTGTAGCACTTAATATTGCTTCCCCATATATTCAAGAACATACAGAAATCGTTCCTGTAGTATTCCCAATGGTATTGGATGATGCTACACAAGAGGAAGGCTGGCAAGAAGCAAAACGCATTATCTTGTCTTACTTAGATGAAGGAAAAAGCGTTGTGTTCTTAACATTGGGTGATCCTATGTTCTACAGCACATACATGTATGTATATCGCTTGATTGAAAATACAGGCCATGAAATTGAAACAATTCCTGGCGTTACTGCTTTCTGTGCTATTGGTTCCCACCTTGGTTATCCAATTGTAGAGAAGGAAGAAGTATTAGCTATCGTTCCTGCTACAGCACCTAAAGAAAAAATTGATGCTGTATTAGCCGTAGCTGATGATGCAGTAATCATGAAAGTGTACAAAAACTTTGATGAAGTACAAGAAACTTTGATTAAACATAATATGGCAGATGATGCGGTTATGATCAGCCGTGTAGGTTTGCCAGATGAGCAAGTATTCGTAGGCCTTGATAATATGCCAAAAGATACTAAACTCAACTACTTGTCTACAATCCTTGCAAAACGTAAGGACCGTTAA
- a CDS encoding cobyrinate a,c-diamide synthase codes for MNTVHIPRVVIAGTNSGVGKTTIVAGLLAAYANGGRTVQSFKVGPDYIDPGFHKIASGRDSYNLDTWLVPPHKLNPFFATMAHGVDLAIIEGVMGLYDGGREGVSSTAQIAKQLNAPVVLVIDCKAMGESAAAIAKGFRDYDPEVNFGGVILNRLGSANHERMVREGMDKIGVPVIGAIYRDDRMHSPERHLGLTPVTEIDPTEAINTIREAVEKMVNLDQLLEIASSAPAIELPETVDATSIEKRVKIGVAYDEAFSFYYPASLAALEEKGAELVYFSPLNDLVIPEVDGLVFGGGFPEMFLFQLSSNESMKESIREANEKGMPIYAECGGLMYLCESIHDFEGAVYDTVGIVPANCIMQQKLQKVGYVTATAKRDTLLGTADTSLRGHEFHFSTMEPTVENFPWAFHLEGGRRPQSYDGGYATDNVLASYLHLNFAGSDEGTQHFVDICANYKAKRS; via the coding sequence ATGAACACAGTACATATTCCACGTGTTGTCATTGCTGGCACTAACTCCGGTGTAGGTAAAACAACTATCGTAGCGGGCTTATTGGCTGCTTATGCAAATGGTGGACGTACGGTGCAATCCTTTAAAGTGGGCCCGGATTATATTGATCCGGGCTTTCATAAAATTGCATCCGGCCGTGACAGCTATAATTTAGATACGTGGCTCGTGCCACCTCACAAATTAAATCCTTTCTTTGCTACTATGGCGCATGGAGTAGACCTTGCTATTATTGAAGGTGTTATGGGTTTATATGATGGTGGTCGAGAAGGTGTTAGCTCCACAGCTCAAATTGCTAAGCAATTGAATGCACCGGTGGTGCTTGTTATCGATTGCAAGGCTATGGGTGAAAGTGCGGCTGCTATTGCCAAAGGTTTCCGTGATTATGATCCAGAGGTAAACTTTGGCGGCGTTATCTTAAACCGCTTAGGTTCTGCCAACCACGAGCGCATGGTTCGTGAAGGTATGGATAAAATTGGTGTACCTGTTATTGGTGCTATTTATCGAGATGATCGTATGCACTCTCCTGAGCGCCATTTAGGACTCACACCTGTTACTGAAATCGATCCAACAGAGGCTATCAACACGATTCGTGAAGCCGTTGAGAAAATGGTAAATCTAGATCAATTGTTGGAGATTGCATCTAGTGCACCTGCTATTGAGTTACCAGAGACTGTAGATGCTACATCCATTGAAAAGCGAGTTAAAATTGGCGTAGCCTATGATGAGGCGTTCTCTTTCTACTATCCTGCAAGTTTAGCTGCCTTAGAAGAGAAGGGGGCTGAGCTCGTTTATTTTAGCCCTCTTAATGATTTAGTGATTCCCGAAGTAGACGGCCTTGTATTTGGTGGTGGCTTCCCTGAAATGTTCTTGTTCCAACTCTCTAGTAACGAGTCAATGAAGGAATCTATCCGTGAAGCTAATGAAAAAGGTATGCCTATTTATGCAGAATGTGGTGGCCTCATGTATTTATGTGAAAGTATCCACGATTTTGAGGGCGCCGTATATGATACAGTAGGTATTGTACCTGCTAATTGCATTATGCAACAAAAGCTACAAAAAGTAGGGTATGTTACGGCTACAGCTAAGCGAGATACCTTATTAGGTACCGCAGATACATCTCTTCGTGGGCATGAGTTCCATTTCTCTACGATGGAACCAACTGTAGAGAATTTCCCGTGGGCCTTTCACTTAGAAGGAGGTCGAAGACCTCAATCTTATGATGGCGGCTATGCAACTGATAATGTATTAGCATCGTATTTACATTTGAACTTTGCTGGTTCTGATGAAGGTACACAACATTTTGTTGATATATGTGCTAACTATAAAGCTAAAAGGAGCTAA
- the cobO gene encoding cob(I)yrinic acid a,c-diamide adenosyltransferase: MGERGLILVNTGNGKGKTTAALGVALRAVGQGFKVLILQFIKSGNGYGELAGLAKLGDQVEIRSMGKGFIYYKRDEVGEAELARHKAAAQEAWHTLVEEVNSDRWDLIIMDEINNAINYDLIDVNSVVDMLKHKPERLHVILTGRYAKPEIIDVADTVTEMKVVKHAYEKGIKAAKGIEF; this comes from the coding sequence ATGGGTGAACGAGGCTTAATTTTAGTTAATACTGGCAATGGCAAAGGAAAAACAACAGCAGCCTTAGGCGTGGCATTACGTGCTGTTGGCCAAGGTTTTAAGGTGTTAATCTTACAATTTATTAAAAGTGGTAATGGCTATGGCGAACTAGCAGGTCTTGCCAAATTAGGGGACCAAGTAGAAATTCGTTCCATGGGTAAGGGATTTATTTACTATAAACGAGATGAAGTAGGAGAGGCTGAGCTTGCTCGCCATAAGGCAGCAGCTCAAGAGGCTTGGCACACATTAGTGGAAGAAGTAAATTCAGATCGATGGGATCTTATCATTATGGATGAAATTAATAATGCCATTAATTACGATCTTATTGATGTGAATTCTGTAGTAGATATGCTTAAACATAAACCTGAGCGCTTACACGTAATTTTGACAGGTCGTTATGCTAAACCTGAAATCATTGATGTGGCTGATACAGTAACAGAGATGAAGGTAGTTAAGCATGCTTATGAAAAAGGCATTAAAGCCGCCAAGGGGATAGAGTTCTAA
- a CDS encoding class II SORL domain-containing protein, translating to MAVHDYIKSGDFATEKHVPVIETVDTVKAGETFHVTLSVGKDIAHPNTVEHHIEWIKLYFVAEGTQLPFEVGEISFNVHGDGATANEGPVHAISEGSLAVSLNKSGKLIAVSYCNIHGLWESEKAITVA from the coding sequence ATGGCTGTACATGATTACATTAAATCCGGCGATTTCGCTACTGAAAAACACGTTCCTGTTATCGAGACTGTTGACACTGTAAAAGCAGGTGAAACTTTCCACGTAACATTGTCCGTTGGTAAAGATATCGCACATCCTAACACTGTAGAACATCACATTGAATGGATCAAATTGTACTTCGTAGCTGAAGGTACTCAATTGCCATTCGAAGTTGGTGAAATTTCCTTCAACGTACATGGTGATGGCGCAACTGCAAACGAAGGCCCTGTACATGCAATTTCTGAAGGTTCTTTGGCAGTTTCCTTGAACAAATCTGGTAAATTGATTGCTGTTTCTTACTGCAATATCCACGGTTTGTGGGAATCCGAAAAAGCAATCACAGTTGCTTAA
- a CDS encoding aspartate kinase, translating into MALIVKKFGGSSVATPEKIFNIVDRVLREKKEDDKIVIVVSAMGDTTDDLVALAKEVTSKPYGREMDRLLSTGEQVTIALMAMAFNERGHKAMSLTGDQAGITSSDTFNKGRILGVDPNRVFEALDEGNIVVVAGFQGITEYGDMVTLGRGGSDTTAVALAGAMKADVCEIFTDVEGVYSTDPRVAKEAFKLEEVTYGEMLEMARLGAGVMQPRAVEMGFRYGVPIHVRSTFSDNTGTIIREDYTVEANKHVITGVADDTNTAKVALVGVENKPGVAATVFKALAAKNVDVDMIVQSIRAVGEPKTDLIFTVAMDDVVLAREVLAELQKTVDIEAVNIDERMAKVSIIGAGMLGQPGVAAQMFDILSQEGINIEIISTSEISISCLVAEDRVKDAVRVIHNGLLLDQRG; encoded by the coding sequence GTGGCCTTAATCGTTAAAAAATTTGGTGGTAGTTCCGTAGCTACACCAGAAAAAATATTTAATATTGTTGATCGCGTCCTTCGTGAGAAGAAAGAAGACGATAAAATCGTTATCGTTGTATCCGCTATGGGTGATACAACAGATGACTTGGTAGCATTGGCTAAAGAAGTAACATCTAAGCCTTATGGTCGTGAAATGGACCGCTTGCTATCTACAGGTGAGCAAGTAACGATTGCATTAATGGCGATGGCTTTCAACGAACGTGGTCATAAAGCTATGTCCTTAACAGGTGACCAAGCAGGTATTACAAGTAGTGATACATTCAATAAAGGCCGTATTTTAGGCGTTGATCCAAATCGCGTATTTGAGGCTTTGGATGAAGGCAATATCGTAGTAGTTGCAGGTTTCCAAGGTATTACTGAATATGGTGATATGGTTACTTTAGGTCGCGGTGGCTCTGATACAACTGCTGTTGCATTGGCAGGCGCCATGAAAGCTGATGTTTGTGAAATCTTCACAGACGTTGAAGGCGTTTACTCTACAGACCCTCGCGTTGCAAAAGAGGCTTTCAAATTAGAAGAAGTAACATATGGCGAAATGCTTGAGATGGCACGTCTTGGTGCAGGTGTAATGCAACCTCGCGCTGTAGAAATGGGTTTCCGTTATGGTGTACCTATTCACGTACGTTCAACATTTAGTGACAATACAGGTACTATTATTCGGGAGGATTATACTGTGGAAGCAAATAAACACGTAATTACTGGCGTAGCTGATGATACTAATACAGCAAAAGTAGCCCTTGTAGGCGTAGAAAATAAACCAGGTGTTGCAGCAACTGTGTTCAAAGCATTGGCTGCAAAAAACGTGGATGTTGATATGATTGTTCAATCTATCCGCGCCGTAGGTGAACCTAAAACTGATCTCATCTTCACTGTAGCTATGGATGATGTTGTACTAGCTCGTGAAGTATTAGCAGAATTACAAAAAACTGTTGATATTGAAGCTGTAAATATTGACGAAAGAATGGCAAAAGTATCTATCATTGGTGCAGGTATGTTAGGTCAACCAGGCGTGGCAGCTCAAATGTTTGATATTTTGAGCCAAGAAGGCATCAATATTGAAATTATTTCTACTTCTGAAATTAGTATTTCTTGCCTTGTTGCTGAAGACCGCGTTAAAGATGCTGTTCGTGTAATTCACAATGGCTTATTGTTAGATCAAAGAGGTTAA
- a CDS encoding insulinase family protein, protein MEINKVYSGFRLDRIERIDEINGTAYEMKHEKSGARLIYIDSPDSNKVFNIAFRTTPHNSTGVAHIMEHSVLCGSRKFPLKEPFVELVKGSLNTFLNAMTYPDKTMYPVASKNDKDFHNLMDVYLDAVFYPRVREDAEIVMQEGWHYELEHADDELTYKGVVFNEMKGVYSSPDSVLERQMMRELFPDTTYGVDSGGDPDYITDLTYEEFQEFYRVHYHPSNSYIFLYGDMNIEEQLAFLNDEYLSHFDAIEIHTEVALQAPFTEGKVVSYPYSVGSEEPTDNRTLHSFAYVLPDVTPEHSLAFEVLTHALLTSPAAPLKQALVKAGIGSDVSGYYLDSIRQPMWTVQATGSNLDKQADLQRIVESTLQELCDKGLDKELLEASLNSIEFALRESDFGGRPIGLAYIIRMMDNWLYDNDPLELLHYEEALANIRKGLAGTYFEDLIRHSILNNDHKVLVSIYPERGLQERKDAEVKEHLAAVKANMTKEEIDAIVEQTKRLKIRQETPDSDEALASIPLLELSDLNPNMEAVERRESKIGNTTIHFVPTFTKGINYVGLYFKLNCLTEEDLFYADILSDILGRVDTSERGYEALAKDINMNLGGLSSDITAISKDGKRDEFTPLMIVRAKALHAKLPDLCRLINEVVKKADYSDDSRLTELVQESKAIWDNEAFRRGNSIVSQRVMAQVSAVGKFRDNGNLGYYQKISELASNPAALPLLPEKLAEVARKIFRANNVDIMFVGEEGELEAFENLMKPLVDTWDTTELSNDVLQITRLSGNDGIVTAGKVQYVAQGGNFIDHGFKHVGPMSVLETILRYEYLWIRIRVQGGAYGAFANFYDDGNMIFCSYRDPNLLETLDVYKELPQYLRDFTLTDREMRKYIIGTMSSLDLPMTPALRGPRAMGMYFSGAKLEDKVEFRKQVIACKPEDIVALADVVEPVLNDNHICTMGNEQKIKDAGNVFDNIVSLG, encoded by the coding sequence ATGGAAATAAATAAGGTTTATTCTGGCTTTCGCCTTGACCGCATTGAGCGCATTGATGAGATCAATGGTACCGCTTATGAAATGAAGCATGAAAAATCTGGTGCTCGTTTAATTTATATTGATTCACCAGATTCTAATAAAGTATTCAATATTGCGTTTAGAACAACACCTCACAATAGTACCGGTGTGGCACATATTATGGAGCATTCTGTTCTATGTGGTTCTCGCAAATTCCCATTGAAAGAGCCCTTTGTTGAACTGGTAAAAGGTTCTTTAAACACGTTCCTGAATGCTATGACATATCCGGATAAAACAATGTATCCTGTAGCCAGCAAGAACGATAAAGACTTCCATAATTTGATGGACGTATATCTTGATGCAGTATTCTACCCACGTGTTCGTGAAGATGCAGAAATCGTAATGCAAGAAGGTTGGCATTATGAGCTAGAACATGCAGACGATGAACTTACCTATAAAGGTGTTGTGTTCAATGAGATGAAAGGTGTTTACTCATCTCCTGACTCTGTATTAGAACGTCAAATGATGCGTGAGCTTTTCCCAGATACGACCTATGGTGTTGACTCTGGTGGGGATCCTGACTATATTACAGATTTAACATATGAAGAGTTCCAAGAATTCTACCGTGTTCACTATCATCCATCTAATAGCTATATCTTCTTGTATGGTGATATGAATATTGAAGAGCAATTAGCATTTTTGAATGATGAATACTTAAGTCATTTTGATGCTATTGAGATTCATACCGAGGTAGCTCTACAAGCACCATTTACAGAAGGAAAAGTAGTGAGCTATCCATATAGTGTAGGTTCTGAAGAACCAACAGATAATCGTACATTGCATTCTTTTGCGTATGTATTGCCTGATGTAACACCTGAACATAGCTTGGCTTTTGAAGTGTTAACACATGCTTTGTTGACATCTCCAGCGGCGCCTCTTAAACAGGCTTTGGTAAAAGCTGGTATTGGCTCTGACGTAAGCGGCTATTATTTAGATAGCATTCGTCAACCTATGTGGACAGTACAAGCTACGGGTTCAAACTTAGATAAACAAGCTGACTTGCAACGCATTGTAGAATCTACCTTACAAGAGCTATGTGATAAGGGCTTAGATAAAGAATTATTAGAAGCTTCTTTGAATAGCATTGAGTTTGCTCTTCGTGAAAGCGACTTTGGGGGACGACCTATTGGGTTAGCGTATATTATCCGCATGATGGATAATTGGTTATATGATAATGATCCATTAGAGTTATTACACTATGAAGAGGCGTTAGCGAATATTCGCAAAGGTTTGGCTGGTACATATTTCGAAGATTTAATTCGTCATTCTATCTTGAATAATGACCATAAGGTTCTTGTATCTATCTATCCTGAACGTGGCCTTCAAGAGCGCAAAGATGCAGAGGTTAAAGAACATTTAGCTGCTGTAAAAGCGAATATGACAAAAGAGGAGATTGACGCGATTGTAGAACAAACAAAACGCCTTAAAATTCGTCAAGAAACTCCAGATAGTGATGAAGCTCTAGCATCTATTCCATTGCTCGAGTTATCTGATTTAAATCCTAATATGGAAGCTGTAGAACGCCGTGAAAGTAAAATCGGTAATACGACAATACATTTTGTACCTACTTTCACAAAGGGTATCAATTATGTAGGCTTGTACTTTAAATTGAACTGCCTCACAGAAGAGGACTTATTCTACGCTGATATTTTAAGTGATATCCTTGGCCGTGTTGACACATCCGAGCGCGGTTATGAAGCATTGGCTAAAGATATCAATATGAATTTAGGTGGGTTAAGTTCTGATATTACGGCCATCAGTAAAGATGGTAAGCGCGATGAGTTTACACCTCTTATGATTGTACGTGCAAAAGCATTACATGCTAAACTACCTGATTTATGTCGCTTGATTAATGAAGTCGTAAAAAAGGCAGATTACAGTGATGATAGCCGTTTAACTGAGCTTGTTCAAGAAAGCAAAGCTATTTGGGATAATGAAGCATTCCGCCGCGGTAATTCTATCGTGAGTCAACGTGTTATGGCTCAAGTTTCTGCAGTTGGTAAGTTTAGAGATAATGGCAATTTAGGTTACTATCAAAAAATCAGCGAGCTAGCTTCTAATCCAGCGGCTTTGCCATTATTACCAGAAAAATTAGCTGAAGTAGCTCGTAAAATTTTCCGTGCTAATAATGTAGATATTATGTTTGTTGGTGAAGAAGGCGAATTAGAAGCTTTTGAAAACCTAATGAAACCATTGGTTGACACTTGGGATACTACCGAATTGAGTAATGATGTATTACAAATCACTCGTCTTTCCGGCAATGATGGTATCGTTACAGCTGGTAAGGTTCAATACGTAGCTCAAGGTGGTAATTTCATTGATCATGGTTTCAAACATGTTGGTCCCATGAGCGTGTTAGAAACAATATTACGTTATGAATACCTTTGGATTCGTATTCGTGTTCAAGGTGGTGCTTACGGAGCATTTGCTAATTTCTATGATGATGGCAATATGATTTTCTGTAGTTATCGTGATCCTAACTTGTTAGAAACTTTAGATGTATATAAAGAGTTGCCTCAATACCTTCGTGACTTCACATTGACTGATCGTGAAATGCGTAAATATATTATTGGTACTATGAGTTCTTTGGACTTACCAATGACGCCAGCATTGCGTGGACCACGTGCAATGGGTATGTATTTCAGTGGTGCTAAACTAGAGGACAAAGTAGAGTTCCGTAAACAAGTGATTGCATGTAAGCCAGAAGATATTGTTGCACTAGCAGATGTAGTAGAACCTGTACTGAATGATAATCATATTTGCACAATGGGTAACGAACAAAAAATTAAAGATGCTGGTAATGTTTTTGATAACATTGTGTCTTTAGGCTAA
- the gluQRS gene encoding tRNA glutamyl-Q(34) synthetase GluQRS, with translation MKGRFAPSPTGYIHLGNVWIALLSYISTRQQKGKYVVRMEDIDLQRSKRELGEALLDDLEWLGFEWDEGPRVGGPEVSYWQSERQTYYADILESLALEKLIYPCFCNRARLQSIASAPHVGEVVHRYDGKCRHLSKNAVDELSSIKEPSLRLAIDSCNLEFDDRWQGTQHIHLEGELDDYVLRRGDGMYAYNLAVVLDDIAMGITEVIRGDDLLDTTGQQLYLYNTLQQCYPHKHIEVPKYGHAPLLVDADGHRLSKRQKSITIRELREQQWSASRILWELAVAGGLIDKDRYTHREINLSELMNLDLSCSSLRQKTIVIER, from the coding sequence ATGAAAGGTAGATTTGCGCCTAGTCCCACAGGATATATTCATCTTGGTAATGTGTGGATAGCGCTTTTATCATATATCTCCACACGCCAACAAAAAGGAAAATATGTTGTACGGATGGAGGATATAGACCTGCAACGGTCAAAACGAGAATTAGGTGAAGCTTTACTAGATGATTTAGAATGGCTTGGCTTTGAATGGGATGAAGGGCCTCGTGTAGGTGGTCCTGAGGTATCTTATTGGCAAAGTGAAAGACAAACATATTATGCAGACATACTAGAATCTCTAGCATTAGAAAAACTAATTTATCCTTGTTTTTGTAATAGAGCACGGCTACAATCTATAGCATCAGCGCCTCATGTAGGAGAAGTAGTTCATCGTTATGATGGTAAATGTCGCCATTTAAGCAAGAATGCAGTAGACGAATTATCCTCTATAAAAGAACCATCCTTACGTTTAGCTATAGATTCATGTAATCTAGAATTTGATGATCGCTGGCAAGGTACACAGCATATTCATTTGGAAGGAGAACTAGATGATTATGTATTACGTCGTGGTGATGGCATGTACGCATATAATTTAGCCGTCGTATTAGATGATATAGCTATGGGAATAACTGAAGTGATTCGCGGTGATGATTTACTAGATACAACAGGTCAACAATTATATTTATATAATACATTACAACAATGCTATCCCCACAAGCATATAGAAGTTCCTAAGTATGGTCACGCACCACTTTTAGTGGATGCAGATGGCCATAGACTTTCTAAACGTCAAAAGAGTATTACAATCCGTGAACTACGAGAACAGCAATGGTCAGCATCCAGAATTTTATGGGAATTAGCTGTCGCTGGTGGGCTTATAGATAAAGACAGATATACTCATCGAGAAATAAATCTTTCTGAGTTAATGAATTTAGATCTATCGTGTTCTAGTTTAAGACAAAAAACAATTGTTATTGAGCGATAA
- a CDS encoding CoA-binding protein, protein MTIQQALDQKVWAVIGATHKTEKFGYKIYKCLKDHGYEVYPVNPNIAEIDGNKCYPSLSALPVVPAVVDFVVPEAAGLAALDECKELGIPTVWLQPGADKPSVVEKAHALNLHVIQDCVLVQLP, encoded by the coding sequence ATGACAATTCAACAAGCTTTAGATCAAAAAGTATGGGCCGTTATTGGAGCCACTCATAAAACCGAAAAGTTCGGCTATAAGATTTATAAATGTCTTAAAGATCACGGATATGAAGTATATCCAGTTAATCCTAATATTGCAGAGATAGATGGTAACAAATGTTATCCTAGTCTTTCTGCACTTCCTGTTGTACCAGCTGTGGTAGATTTTGTTGTGCCAGAAGCAGCAGGTTTAGCTGCACTTGATGAATGTAAAGAACTTGGCATTCCTACTGTGTGGTTGCAACCGGGAGCGGATAAACCATCTGTTGTTGAAAAAGCACATGCTTTAAACCTGCATGTCATTCAAGATTGTGTATTAGTTCAATTACCGTAG
- the trxA gene encoding thioredoxin: protein MSELKELKTAEYQDLVNQGGVTVIDFWAPWCGYCVRMMPIIEEIAGELEGKANFVKVNTDEEPELARNLQVEVLPTFVILKDGEVVDRKIGFMPKGDLQGAIESKF, encoded by the coding sequence ATGAGCGAATTAAAAGAATTAAAAACTGCTGAATATCAAGATTTAGTAAATCAAGGTGGCGTTACTGTTATTGATTTCTGGGCTCCATGGTGCGGTTATTGCGTACGTATGATGCCAATCATCGAAGAAATCGCAGGTGAACTTGAAGGTAAAGCTAACTTTGTAAAAGTGAACACTGATGAAGAACCTGAATTAGCACGTAACTTACAAGTTGAAGTATTGCCAACATTCGTTATTTTAAAAGATGGCGAAGTAGTAGACCGCAAAATTGGCTTCATGCCAAAAGGCGACCTTCAAGGTGCTATTGAATCTAAATTCTAA